The Shewanella halotolerans region CAAAAGGCTTTGTTATTCCTTATTCACTAGAAAAGCACGCAAGTCTAATAGAGAGCAATGACGTAATTTATCTGTCTTTGTACTACGAAAACGAGTTGTCAGGTTTCATAATTTTGTCGCAAGAAAGCCAAGAAGTCGTTGAGTTCAGGAGAATTGTTGTTGCTTCCAAAGGAAAGGGTCTTGGTCAACTCGCAATTAAAGAGATGGAACAGTATTGTGCGGAAAACTTAAACTGTTCAAAAGTCTGGTTAGATGTATTCGAATCAAACTCAAGAGGAATATATATTTATAAAAAGCTGGGCTATACGCAATTTAAAGAAGCGTTCTATGAAGGTAAGAAATTGTTATTCATGGAAAAAACGTTCTAACAAGTGACTGTGGTGTTTAGTCAATATATTTATCCGTTTTCTGCGCACCACAGCTCCTCGCTTTTAAGCATGGTATTCAAGATCACGATGAGCTTTCGCATGCAGGCGATCAGTGCTACTTTCGGCATTTTTCCAGCCGCTTTGAGACGCTGGTAATAGCGCTTAAAAACAGGATTACACTGTATGGCAGACATCATCGCCATAAACATGACTGTACGTATTCTGTGGCGACCACCACGGATCCTGTGTTTACCCTTGTAAGAACCACTTTCGCGGTTCATGGGAGCGACACCAACTAGGGCGGCAATTTCTTTTCGGTTTAGTTTTCCTAACTCTGGCATTTCACTAAGCAGAGTGTAGGAAAGCACTTTCCCCACCCCAGGAACACTCGTCAATATTTCCGATTTGACGCGCCATTCTTTGACCTGGGCTACGAGCTTATCGAGTTTTTCCGTAAGTTTATCTATTTGCTGGTTAAGTGATTTAAGCAAAGTATTAATTGATTTATGAAGCTCTTTGGGCATGATTTGGAGACGATTTTTTTCCATCGTTGCCATTTCAAGTAGCTGAGTTCGTCTGATTAGTAAGTCTTTGATTATTTTTGACTGTTCATCCGGAAGTTGCTTTATCTCAGGTTTAATGATTGCCGAAAATTGAGCGATGACTGAAGCATCAATTCTGTCTGTTTTCGCCATGACACCGATAGCTTGGGCAAAGCGACGAACTTTGATTGGATTGACGATAACAACGGGTAAATTAGCTTTATCGCAGGCAAAGACAAAGGCATGCTCATAACGACCCGTCGCCTCAGTGACGATACGTTTTACCGGATGCTTCTTAAGTACCTGAATGACTTTCTGGATATGTTCAGGGTCATTTGGGATAGATAAATGTAGGTCGAGTGGATGTAGAACGATATCGAGCTGTGACTTACCGACATCAACGCCGACATTGATTTCAGTTTGGTTTTTATGGTTGTTCATTATAAGCTTACTCTGCCTTGCTATACGGGCTCGAGGCCCCAATGACTGTTCGAGTTATTGCTAGGAGTTATGCAGCGCTACCCACTTGTTACCGGTCTCTCGTAAGAGGAGCCGCCATTCAATCGAGCTACTGCATAAAGACCCTCAACGGCCATTGAGGGTGGGCCTCCAATTTACCCTAAAATGGAACAGGATTAACCATACAAGTTGCTCAAGTTTGTTCGTAAACTCACTGGGACAATTAACAGTTGGCTTGGCGCTTCGCGCAAGTATAGCCAACAGTCAATTACCCCTTAGCAAAGCGTTAACTCATAGAAATTTTTATCTGAAACTCACAAGTTAGAGTTAAGACTTTAACTCGAAAATGTCCAAGAATGTTTTTAAAGCTTGGCAGTGCAATAACGTTAAATCGAAGAGACTATAGATACTGGTGTAAACACATTTGTGACCTTCCGAGGCATGGATGCCGAGGCAGAGCTCACATGGATGTGCTCGTAGCGTGTCACAAATGTGTTTGCACATAAAGCTTGCCGCAGGCAATTCAAAACCATGAAGGTCAACGCATCTATCTGCGAAGTAAAATCTATACGGCAAGATGCTGTAAGCCTTAATGTCAGGCCCTTCATGAGAAGGTAAACGTCGGCAAATTCAGGATAAAAAAAAGCGACCCTGATGAGGTCGCTTAAGTTCCAAATTCGGAATCTAAGGATAGTTGCGCTAGAAACTATCTAAAGGGAATGATGATGAACGGTAAACACACTGATGATTAATTAAGACCTGTCACTGGGATAACTAATCGATGCAAATTCTGTTCATATTATCAGAGTGCTTTCATCGGGATTAGTTCAGAAAAATTCTGAAATATTTTCATCTTTTTTAAAAAACCTTATTAAATCAATAAAAAGCTTCATGTTTAGCACCGGCTAAAGTAGTCTGTTGCCTGACTCACTACTCATCTTTCGTCATCAATAAGGACATTGCGCCGACATGAAGTTCCCCCATCTGGTCACATCGCTGGCTATCTTCTTAATTTTCTCTATGGCCACTCAGGCGTCCACTCCGGTAGCGGTATCCGAGCAAGCGGCGCCCGGCTCTCTGGAGCTTAATTCAACGTCGCAAGCGCCTAAGGTAGAGATCCCCCGTACCGCTGTGTTCGAGCTGACCGATCCCGTGAGTAAGCGCATCTATCCGCTCTGGGTCAAGCTGCCGCGCTCTTATCAAGCCGATAGTACGAGACATTACCCTGTGGTCTATGTCTCCGATGCGCCCTATGCCTTTCAGATTGTCTCGGGTATGACCCGCTTTCCCATGAATAGCGGCAAGATGCGTGAGGCCATCATAGTCGGGCTCTCCTATGCTAAGGGGGACAAGGGGCCGCAGAGCCGGGTGCGGGACTATACCCCCTTTAACGATTCGAGCTGGAAGCTAACAACCGGCGGCGCCAGTCGCTACGCCGATTATCTAGAGACTCAGGTGTTACCCTTCATGGCTGAGCATTATCGGGTAGATGACAAGGAGCGCACCTTCGTCGGCAACTCACTCGGCGGTCTGCTTGGGGCCTATCTGCTACTGGAGAAGCCGAATCTGTTTGATAACTATGTGCTGGGCAGTCCGTCGGTGTGGTTTAATGGCGAGCAGCTGTTATCCCTAACGGCGAAGCCGAGAGCCGATGATAAACAGGCGCGGCGAGTGTTCCTGGCGGTCGGCGCGCTGGAGACGCCTGCTAAGGCGGGGATGCAACACGACATGGTGGCCGGGGCGGATAAACTCGGTCGCCACCTAAGGCGCCAGCTGGGGGATAACTTGGTACTCGAGAGCCTCACCATAGCGGGGGCGCGCCACGAAACCGCTTTTCCCACCACGGCAAGCCAAGGCCTTTATTGGCTCCTGGCGCGCGATGGAGAAGGCAGTACTCAGTAGTAAGCTCGGCTTTAAGAGGCTTGTTTAGCGGTGTTGTTGGCATTCAGCGCCTTAAGCCAGGCCTGAAACTCTGCATCCATGCTGGTGCCCCACTGCTTTACCAATGCCTGATATCTCGGGTAGTCGCCCTTGCGGGTAAAGCCCAGCATGGTGTCTATCTTGTCTTTGTGACGCTCCATCATGAAGCGCACCGCCAGATAGCCCCAGCGATAGACGCGATCCGTGCCGCCGTTGTGCTCGTAACTGGTGTTAAACAATTCACTCAGCTCGAATTGCTGTTTGGCGATGATGGCGATGGCCGCCGGGTTGTCGTCTCCCTGAGAGATATATTCCCCCAGCCCTTCGCTCCACCACACTAGGTGAGGCAGCAGCGGCGCCGGCTCAGGGCAATATTCGGGGGCGCTGTGGGAGTCGTGCAGCGAGGCGCAAAAGTCGCCATAGAGATTGAAGTGACCATCCAGGTAATGCACATACTCGTGGGCCAGGTTCCAGATCTGTCCGCCGCGCTCATAGGCGACAAACTCTGCCTGATTCCCTGCCAGGTGGGGGAGTCCCTCCAGGAACATGCCGCCGTTGTCGCTTGGCACGTCGAAATGCGCCGTGACATAGCGGGTATAGTCGTCGCGGCTGTGATAGACGTTGGCGCGCATACGCTGATTGTTGTCATTGGCGACCGGCTTGCCCTGGGTGCCAAATAGCTGGTGGAACTTGGCCTCCTGCTTCTGCATCAGGGCGCAGGCCTGGGTTATCTGCTCCTGGGTGAGCGCCTGAGAGCGAATGGTGATCGTGGGGCTGCAGTCGTGATTCTGGCTTAAGATTTGTTGTAATGGTGCAACCGGCGAGGTTTCACCTGCCTGCAGGGGGAAGCTGGTCAGCAGGGGCAGGACCGCCACAAAACCCATGAGAGATGATTGAGACACAGAGGTTTCCTTATTGTTATTTTTGTATAAAATATCCCAATTGTTTCACCTTCATTCGTCGAAGTCAATTTCTACGCAGATTGTATAAGCGGTCCGTATTGCCCGTTTGCTTAGCCCGTTTGTAATGGCCATTTGTTTAAGCCAATCGCCTTAGGCTTTATTTAGTCAGGTCGCTCTATCGGGTGGCCATGACATTCTTGGCCTGCGGGACTAAAATGGCACCAGCCCAACATCATAAAAAAGGAATCCTTGTGGTCACTCAGTGGGATAATCAACAAGATCATCATTCATTTGCCAATGTGGACGCCCTGCGGGTCACGCATTTGAGCCTAGCCCTCGAGGTCGATTTTGCGGCGCAGCAACTCATAGGTAGCGCCAAGCTTAACTTAGATTATCGCGAGCAAGATTGCCGTGTCCTCTACTTAGATACCCGTGAGCTCACCATCATCGGCGTGCAGGACGAGGCCGGCAATGCCTTGGTCTATCGACTGGATGAGCAAGATGCGGTGCGCGGGCAGCGCCTGGCGATCGAACTGAGCTCGCCAAGTAAACAGATCACTGTGCAGTATCATACCTCGCCCTCGGCTCAGGGGCTGCAGTGGCTGTCGCCGGAGCAGACCAGTGGTAAGCAGTTGCCGTTTCTCTTCAGTCAGTCGCAGCCGATCAACGCTCGCAGCTGGATCCCTCTGCAAGACAGCCCCAAGGCGAGAATCACCTTCGACGCCAAGATCACAGTGCCGCCAGGCATGCGCGCCGTGATGAGCGCCATGAACTGCGGCGATGCGCCGTTAACGGGTGAGTTTAGCTTCGAGATGGAAAAGCCTATCCCGACCCATCTGCTGGCGATTGCCGTTGGAGACCTACACTTTGGCGCTATCGGCCCGCGCACCGGCGTTTATGCCGAGCCCGAGGTGCTATCTGCGGCGGTGAAGGAGTTTGAAGATACCGAGAAGATGGTGGAGATCGCCGAGTCCCTGCTAGGCCCCTATGCCTGGGATCGCTACGACATGCTAATCCTACCGCCAAGCTTTCCCTTCGGCGGCATGGAAAATCCAAGGCTCGCCTTCATGACCCCCACACTCATCGCCGGCGATAAGAGCCTGGTCTCTACCGTCGCCCACGAACTGGCCCACTCCTGGACGGGCAATCTGGTGAGCAACGCCACCTGGCGTGATCTCTGGTTAAACGAAGGCTTTACCACCTATTTCACTAACCGCATCGTCGAGGCCGTGTATGGCAAGGAGCTGGCCGAGCTGGAGGTAGTGCTGGAATATGGCCGGCTCAAGGAGGAGCTGGTGAGCATGCCACTCGAGGCGCAGACCCTGCCGGCCAATGTGCAGGCGGGTGACCCTAACGATGCCTTTAACCGCTTCACCTATGATAAGGCGTCCATGTTTGTTCACGAGCTGGAGCATCGTCTGGGGCGTGACGCCTTCGACCGTTTCCTGTTCGAGTATGTGAATCATTTTGCCTTCGAGGCGATCACCACTGAAACCTTCGTCGATTACGCCAGACAGACACTGCTTATCCAGCACGGCAATAAGATAACCGAGGCCGAGTTACTCGAGTGGGTCTATGGCGAGGGGATGCCCGCCTGGTTCGTGCCGCCTAGCTCAGACAGCCTGGAGAAGGTCGATGCCCTACGCGCCGCCTGGCTCGCTGGAGAGCCGATCAATAAGGCCAACACGGCGGGTTGGCGAGTGCACCACTGGCAGTACTTCCTGAACAGCCTGCCCGAGGTGCTAGAGCAAGCGGCGTTGATTGACTTAGACACCAGCTTCGATTTTAGCCGCAGCACCAATGCCGAGATCGCCTGTGACTGGTATCGGGTCGCCATACGTAATCATTACGATCCCGTACTGCCTTTCGTCGAGGCTTATCTGATGAAGATAGGGCGGGGTAAGTTTGTGCGTCCCCTGTACAACGAGTTGCTGCTGGCCGGCTATGGCGAGGAGCTGCGTCGCATCTATCAGAAGGCGAGGGCGGGCTACCATCCTTCGTTGTCGGTGCAGCTGGATAAACAGCTATTGCAGTAAGACAGATCGCTTGCAGTAGAACGAAAGAAGCAGGATAAAAAAATGGCAACCCAAGGGGTTGCCACAACTATCTATTTGGAGAAAGAAATCTGTGCGCTAGCGAAATTTCTTGCCTCCTGAGACCAATTCAGTCTCGAAGGGAGATGATGAACAAACAATGATGAAAAATCTGTTACATCTCTTCAGAGTCACCAATATCGAGTTAGTTCCCCACGTCGCGATAATTAGTTAAAAAATTTTCGAAAAAGGCCGATTTTTTCCCGTTAGCTGGGAAGCTAGGCACCAAAGTGTCTAAACAGGCAAAAAAAATGGCAACCAAAGGTTGCCATGAATCAAATAAGTGTCGAGTCATAAACCTCAATGCGCTAGCGAGGTAGATGCTCTTGGGACCTAGAGGGTCACCAAAGGGAGATGATGATGAACAATGTAACTTGAGCCAGGTAAGCCTACCGAATCATTCGTTAGCTAAATTACCCAACCCGCTAATCCGTTCACTTATTCAGAGTCTCCCTTAGCAGATAAGTTCAATAAAGCTTGTAAAAAATTCAAATTTTTTCCTATCCGTCGCCAAAGGGGCTATTTTAACCTTTTAGTATAGATGTCAGATCGTCATCTTGCCGTTGGTAATTGGCATAAATCGCTCTTGTTGTAGGGCTGCCAGCAGTGCAAGTTTAAATCCTAATAGATTGATATGGATGATTTTTATAAAAAAAGACAACCAAGGAGGTTGC contains the following coding sequences:
- a CDS encoding GNAT family N-acetyltransferase; amino-acid sequence: MLELRKSVISEARAFVEMECSHDTKGFVIPYSLEKHASLIESNDVIYLSLYYENELSGFIILSQESQEVVEFRRIVVASKGKGLGQLAIKEMEQYCAENLNCSKVWLDVFESNSRGIYIYKKLGYTQFKEAFYEGKKLLFMEKTF
- a CDS encoding IS110 family transposase produces the protein MNNHKNQTEINVGVDVGKSQLDIVLHPLDLHLSIPNDPEHIQKVIQVLKKHPVKRIVTEATGRYEHAFVFACDKANLPVVIVNPIKVRRFAQAIGVMAKTDRIDASVIAQFSAIIKPEIKQLPDEQSKIIKDLLIRRTQLLEMATMEKNRLQIMPKELHKSINTLLKSLNQQIDKLTEKLDKLVAQVKEWRVKSEILTSVPGVGKVLSYTLLSEMPELGKLNRKEIAALVGVAPMNRESGSYKGKHRIRGGRHRIRTVMFMAMMSAIQCNPVFKRYYQRLKAAGKMPKVALIACMRKLIVILNTMLKSEELWCAENG
- a CDS encoding alpha/beta hydrolase, producing the protein MKFPHLVTSLAIFLIFSMATQASTPVAVSEQAAPGSLELNSTSQAPKVEIPRTAVFELTDPVSKRIYPLWVKLPRSYQADSTRHYPVVYVSDAPYAFQIVSGMTRFPMNSGKMREAIIVGLSYAKGDKGPQSRVRDYTPFNDSSWKLTTGGASRYADYLETQVLPFMAEHYRVDDKERTFVGNSLGGLLGAYLLLEKPNLFDNYVLGSPSVWFNGEQLLSLTAKPRADDKQARRVFLAVGALETPAKAGMQHDMVAGADKLGRHLRRQLGDNLVLESLTIAGARHETAFPTTASQGLYWLLARDGEGSTQ
- a CDS encoding collagenase — encoded protein: MSQSSLMGFVAVLPLLTSFPLQAGETSPVAPLQQILSQNHDCSPTITIRSQALTQEQITQACALMQKQEAKFHQLFGTQGKPVANDNNQRMRANVYHSRDDYTRYVTAHFDVPSDNGGMFLEGLPHLAGNQAEFVAYERGGQIWNLAHEYVHYLDGHFNLYGDFCASLHDSHSAPEYCPEPAPLLPHLVWWSEGLGEYISQGDDNPAAIAIIAKQQFELSELFNTSYEHNGGTDRVYRWGYLAVRFMMERHKDKIDTMLGFTRKGDYPRYQALVKQWGTSMDAEFQAWLKALNANNTAKQAS
- a CDS encoding M1 family metallopeptidase; translated protein: MAPAQHHKKGILVVTQWDNQQDHHSFANVDALRVTHLSLALEVDFAAQQLIGSAKLNLDYREQDCRVLYLDTRELTIIGVQDEAGNALVYRLDEQDAVRGQRLAIELSSPSKQITVQYHTSPSAQGLQWLSPEQTSGKQLPFLFSQSQPINARSWIPLQDSPKARITFDAKITVPPGMRAVMSAMNCGDAPLTGEFSFEMEKPIPTHLLAIAVGDLHFGAIGPRTGVYAEPEVLSAAVKEFEDTEKMVEIAESLLGPYAWDRYDMLILPPSFPFGGMENPRLAFMTPTLIAGDKSLVSTVAHELAHSWTGNLVSNATWRDLWLNEGFTTYFTNRIVEAVYGKELAELEVVLEYGRLKEELVSMPLEAQTLPANVQAGDPNDAFNRFTYDKASMFVHELEHRLGRDAFDRFLFEYVNHFAFEAITTETFVDYARQTLLIQHGNKITEAELLEWVYGEGMPAWFVPPSSDSLEKVDALRAAWLAGEPINKANTAGWRVHHWQYFLNSLPEVLEQAALIDLDTSFDFSRSTNAEIACDWYRVAIRNHYDPVLPFVEAYLMKIGRGKFVRPLYNELLLAGYGEELRRIYQKARAGYHPSLSVQLDKQLLQ